A genomic stretch from Neomonachus schauinslandi chromosome 16, ASM220157v2, whole genome shotgun sequence includes:
- the LOC110572724 gene encoding sialic acid-binding Ig-like lectin 5 — MLLWLLMLWGGEWVEGRVSYQLELQESVIVQEGLCVHVPCMFSYPWLTFATPQMSWFQKGADVNRDPPVATNKPNQKLHERTQGRFFLLGNPQTKDCSLDITGVNMGDSGTYFFRMHTHSYLDNMLSLNVTALTHTPDILIPGTLESGRPGNLTCSVPWACERGTPPIFSWTSAALTSLGPRTHLSSVLTLTPQPQDHGTNLTCQVYFPAAGVMVERTIQLNVTHAPQNTAIRIFQGNRTVPKILQNMSSVLILEGQALRLLCAADSSPPAELSWFWGSPAQNATPIYRSANLDLPQVGAAEEGDLTCQAQNPLGSQHVSLHLSVVYPPQLLSPSCSWDGEGLHCSCSSRAQPAPTLRWRLGEGLLEGNHSNASWTITSSSAGPWANSSLSLSGPLGSGLRLSCEARNAHGSQSAAFLLLPGPGAVGGAIGVLGAVGGAGSIALLSLCLCLIFRVKTCKKKEAQPMRSMDMNAASRSGSGAHQHQSWMDSPADHPAPAEASPISREEQELHYALLRFPKLKPQERESINTEYSEIKTHK; from the exons ATGCTGCTGTGGTTGCTTATGCTGTGGGGAGGTGAGTGGGTTGAGGGGAGAG TGAGCTACCAGCTGGAACTACAGGAGTCCGTGATCGTGCAGGAGGGCCTGTGTGTCCACGTGCCGTGCATGTTTTCCTACCCCTGGCTTACCTTTGCAACCCCCCAAATGTCTTGGTTCCAGAAAGGGGCAGATGTAAACCGTGATCCTCCAGTGGCCACAAACAAACCGAACCAGAAGCTGCATGAGAGGACCCAGGGCCGATTCTTCCTCCTTGGGAACCCCCAGACCAAGGACTGCTCCCTGGACATCACGGGAGTCAACATGGGAGACAGTGGAACTTACTTCTTTCGAATGCACACACATTCATATCTAGATAATATGCTTTCTCTGAATGTGACAG CCCTGACTCACACACCTGACATCCTCATCCCGGGGACCCTGGAGTCTGGCCGCCCCGGGAACCTgacctgctctgtgccctgggccTGTGAGCGGGGCACACCCCCCATCTTCTCCTGGACGTCAGCTGCTCTCAcctccctgggccccaggacCCACCTCTCCTCTGTGCTCACCCTCACCCCACAGCCCCAGGACCATGGCACCAACCTCACCTGTCAGGTGTACTTCCCTGCAGCTGGTGTGATGGTGGAAAGGACCATCCAACTCAATGTCACCC ATGCTCCACAGAACACAGCTATCAGGATCTTCCAAGGAAACAGAACAG TCCCGAAGATTCTGCAAAACATGTCATCGGTTCTCATCCTGGAGGGCCAGGCTCTGCGTCTGCTCTGTGCTGCTGACAGCAGCCCCCCTGCCGAGCTGAGCTGGTTCTGGGGGTCCCCCGCCCAGAATGCCACCCCCATCTACAGGAGTGCAAACCTGGACCTGCCTCAAGTAGGGGCTGCAGAGGAAGGAGACCTCACCTGCCAAGCTCAGAACCCGCTGGGCTCCCAGCATGTCTCCCTGCATCTCTCTGTGGTCT acCCCCCACAGCTGctcagcccctcctgctcctgggaCGGCGAGGGGCTGCACTGCAGCTGTTCCTCCCGAGCCCAGCCGGCCCCCACCCTGCGCTggcggctgggggaggggctgctggaggggaacCACAGCAACGCCTCCTGGACCATCACCTCCAGCTCTGCAGGGCCCTGGGCCAacagctccctgagcctcagcggGCCGCTGGGCTCTGGCCTCAGACTCAGCTGCGAGGCCCGGAATGCCCACGGGTCCCAGAGCGCCGCCTTCCTGCTGCTGCCAGGTCCGGGGGCTGTTGGGGG GGCCATTGGGGTCCTGGGAGCAGTTGGGGGAGCTGGCTCCATAgccctgctttccctctgcctttgccttatCTTCAG AGTGAAGACCTGCAAGAAGAAAGAAGCCCAGCCAATGCGAAGCATGGACATGAACGCAGCCAGCCGCTCAGGCTCTGGG GCACATCAGCACCAGTCCTGGATGGACAGCCCTGCAGACCACCCAGCTCCTGCTGAGGCTAGCCCCATTTCAAGAGAGGAGCAGGAACTCCACTATGCTCTCCTCAGATTTCCCAAGCTGAAGCCTCAGGAACGGGAAAGCATCAACACGGAGTACTCAGAGATCAAGACACACAAGTGA